TCAACGGCGCCCTCGGGTTGGTGGCGCCGGAGAAGATGGCGAAGCAGCTCGGCAGTGCGATGGAGGACGACAAGACGTTCGTCTACCCGGCGCGGATGTTCGGTATCCGCACCCTCGTCCTCGGCTTCGACCTGCTGCTGGTGCGCGGCGGGCCGCGGCGCGCCGCGTTGCTCAAGCAGGCCGTGCTGATCCACGGCGTCGACACGCTGGCCGCCTTCTACGCCGGGCAACGCGGAGAGATCTCGCCGACGGCGGCGAAGCTGACCACGACGATCTCGGCGGTCAACACCGCGCTGGCGATCACGTCTTACGTCGTGGAGCCGAAGGAGAAGTAGCCGCCACCCGATCGTCGGGGTCGAAGTCCGTGTTTTGCCGGATGCCCGCCGACGGTCGAGGCCGCGAGACTCGTGACGTCCCAGGCTCCGGAGCCGCGCAGAACGCAGACGTCAGGAGGACCGACATGACCACCGACGTGCCCGACGCGGGCACCGACCCGCGCATCGAGCGACGCGTCCGCGAGTTCCTCGCGGAGCTCAACAAGAACCCCGACCCGTTCTGGCTGCTGCCGGGCGAGCAGGTGCGGGCCACGCTCAGTGGCCTGCAGGCGACCGTCGACGTCGACCTGAGCGGGGTCGACACCGAGGAACGCGACGTCGAGGTCGACGGCGTGCGCACGAAGCTCTACGTGCAGCGGCCGGCCGGATCGCAGGAGACGCTGCCCGTGGTGCTCTTCCTGCACGGCGGCGTCTGGATTGCGGGCGACTTCGACAACCACCGCCGCCTCACGCGCGACCTCGTGCTCGCGACGGGGTACGCCGTGGTGTTCGTGGAGTACACGCCGATCCCGGACGCCGTCTTCCCGACACAGCTCGAAGAGTGCTTCGCCGCGCTGAAGTGGGTTGCGCGCGAAGGTGCTTCGCAGCGTCTGGACGCGTCACGGCTCGCGGTCGCGGGCAACAGCGTCGGCGGCAACCTCAGTGCTGCGCTCACGATGTATACGCGTGACCACGACGGGCCGCCCATCAAGGCCCAGCTGCTGATGTACCCGGCCACCGACGCGCGGGTGGACACCGAGTCCTACAGCGAGTTCAACGACGGGCGCTTCCTGCCGCGCGCGTTCATGAAGTTCGGCTGGGACGTCTACGCGCCCGACGAGGCCACGCGCGCCAACCCGTACGCCTCGCCGTTGCGGGCCACCGTGGACCAGCTGCGCGGCTTGCCGCCGGCGATCGTCCACACCTCGTCCAACGACGTGCTGCGCGACGAAGGTGTCGCGTACGCGCACAAGCTCGACGAGGCCGGCGTCGACGTGATCTCGGTGCAGTACGTGGGCCAGATCCACGACATGGCCCTGCTGAACCCGATCCACGACGTGCCGAGCACCCGGGCCGAGTTCCGCCACGCGGCCGCGGACCTGAAGCACCTGCTGTCCTGAACCGCACACCAGCCGCCCCTCCGGCGATACTCGGAGGGGCGGCGCGCGCGTTAGCCTTGCCCTCGGCCGGTCCCCGGACGAGGGAAGTGACCGAGGTGGGCGCACTGCCGGTGGAGGTGACGAGCTTCGTCGGCCGCCGCGAAGAGCTGCGGGCGACGCGGAAGCTGCTCGCCGCGGCCCGGCTCGTCACGCTCACGGGCACTGGCGGCGTCGGCAAGACGCGGCTCGCGCTGCGGGCCGCCACCGAGGTGCGCAGCTCCTTCGCCGACGGCGTGTGGCTCGTCGAGCTGGCCGCGTTGCGCGATCCGGCGCTGCTCGCGCAGACGATCGGCGCGGCGCTCCGCCTCGGCGACACCGGCGGCGATCCGTCCGCCCGGCTCGTCGAGTTCCTGTGCGACAAGAAGCTGCTGCTCGTGCTCGACAACTGCGAACACCTGGGCCAGGCGCTCGCCGAGCTGGTGCACGAGCTGCTGGTGGTGGTGCCGGGCCTGCGCGTGCTCACCACGAGCCGGCACGTGCTCGGCCTCGACGGCGAACACGTGTTTCCCGTGCCGCCGCTGGCCGTGCCGCCGGTGCGCGACCTCGCGGGCGCGCAGGCGCTCGACGTCGTGAAGCTCTTCGCCGATCGCGCGGCCGCCGTGTCGGCCGGCTTCACCGTCCACAGTGGAAACTGGCCGCGGGTGGTGCAGATCTGCCACCGGTTGGAAGGGATCCCGCTCGCCGTGGAGCTGGCCGCGGGCTGGCTGCGGGTGCTGAGCGTCGAGGAGCTCCTGGCCCGGCTCGACGACTTTTTCGCCCTGCTCAGGCGCGGCAGCGCCGTCGTGCCCGCGCGGCACCGGACGCTCGCCGGCACCGTCGAGTGGAGCCACGAGCTGTGCAGCTCAGGCCAGCGGCTGCTGTGGGCGCGGCTCGGGGTGTTCGCGGGCGGCTTCGACGTCACGGCGGTGGAGCGCGTGTGCGCCGGCGACGGGATCGAACGCGACGACGTGCTCGACCTGCTGGCCGGGCTGGTCGGCAGCTCCGTGGTGCAGGCCGAACGGCCGGCCGGCACCACGCGCTTCCGCCTGCTCGAGCCCCTCCGGCAGTACGCGCAGGCGAAGCTGCGGGAGCTCGGCGTGTGCGAGGAGCTGCGCGACCGCCACCGCGACCACTACCTGGGCCTGGCCGAACAGGCCGCGCGCGACTGGGGTCACGGCCCCGATCAGGCGCTCATGGCCGCGCGGGTGCGCGCGGAGCTGCCGAACCTGCGCGCCGCGCTGGAGCACAGCCTCGCCGGGGCGCCGGCCGTCGGCCTGCGGCTGGGGGTGGCGCTGGAGTTTCTCTGGCTGTTCTGCGGCCACGTCGCGGAGGGCGCGCACTGGCTGGAGCGCGCGCTGGCGCTGAACCCAGAGCCGGGCAAGGACCGGGCTCGGGCGTTGTGGATCGTGGCGTCGTCGCTGGCCTTCCGGGGCGGAGGTGAACAGGCGGTCGCGCTGGGGCGGGAGGCCGAGGCGTGGGCCCTGGAGCACGACGACGCCGACGAGCTGGCCCACGCGCGCCTGGTGCTCGGCGGGTGCGCGTTCCTGGGCGGGGACGTCGACCGAGCCGCCGCGCTGTTCCGCCAAGCCGAGACGGACGCCGACGGCGAGGTGCTGCTGCAGATCCTCCTGGCCGCCGCGCACACGGCCGTTTGGCACGACGACGGAGAGGAGGCGCTCGCCGTCGCGTCGCGGGGGCTCGCGTTGTGTGGCGAGCAATTCTCCCGCAGCGGCCTGCTCGGGATCCGAGGTCTGGCGCACTGGCGGCTGGGCTCGTTCGCGGCCGCCGCCGAGGACCTCACTGCGGCGCTGCGCTCGGCCCGGCCGTTCGGCGACGTGTTGGGCGCCGCGAAAGCCGTCGAGTTCCTCGCGTGGACGAGTGCGGCGCTGGGGCAGCCGGACCGCGCGGCCGAGCTGCTGGGCACGGCTTCCGCGGTCTGGCCGCTGGTCGGCGGGCGGCCACTGTTCGGGTTCGGCCGGATGATCGACGCGCACGAGGCTTGCGCGGCCGACGTGGCTTCGGCGTCGGGCGCGCGGTTCCGGCCGGCCTACGAGCGGGGCGCGGCCGCCGTGGCCGATCTCGACTCGGCGATCGCGTTCGCGCTGGGCGGTGGGACACCCGACGAGCGGCCGGCCGAACTCAGCCGCCGCGAGTACGAGGTGGCGCGGCTGGTCGCCGACGGGCTGTCCAACAAGGACATCGCCGAACGCCTGGTCATCAGCCGCCGCACGGCCGAGTCGCACGTGGTCCACATCCTCGACAAGCTGGGCTTCCGCTCGCGTTCGCAGATCGCGACGTGGATCACGCGCCGGGCCCGCTGAGTCGGCCATCCGGCCCGCGGCTTCGGGCCGGAAAGCCGATGCTGCCGCGAGTGCGCCCGGATTGACTCGGTGGCATGAACGAAATCGGGAAAACCGCGATCTGGTTCGCGGCGATCGCGGCGGCACTGGCGACCGTCACCGCGTGTGCGCCGGACGGGCCGGAGCACGTCAAGAACGTCGCCTACGACACGGGCGCCCTCGGCAAGGCCGACTCCGACGCGCGCCTGCCGTCGTGGATCCCCGACGACGCGACGGCCGTCACGGAGGTCATCCGCACCACCGGGTCCGAACGGATCCTGCGCTACACGCCGGGCGCCTCGGGCCTGCCAGCGGCGTGCGCCAAGGGCTTCGCGTCGGCGACCCCCGCGACCTTGTCGGCCGACTGGTGGCCCGCCGGCCAGGAACGCCGCACCGACCGCGTCTGCGACACCGACTGGCACGTCGTCGCCGACCAGGGCCTGATCTACGCGTACAAACCGGAGACGCTCGACCAGCGTCGCTGAAAACGACTGCGAAAAGACGGATCGGGCTGCCGAGGCGCGGTGCCCGGCAGCCCGATCCGTGGAGTCCGAAGTGGTCAGTCCTTCGGCGGGGTCAGCTCGATCACCGTGGCGGTGGCTTCGCCGCGCGGGGTGCGGTAGGTGATCTTGTCGCCGGCCTTGGCGCCGACCAGGGCGAGGCCCAGAGGGCT
The sequence above is a segment of the Amycolatopsis sp. 2-15 genome. Coding sequences within it:
- a CDS encoding LuxR C-terminal-related transcriptional regulator translates to MTEVGALPVEVTSFVGRREELRATRKLLAAARLVTLTGTGGVGKTRLALRAATEVRSSFADGVWLVELAALRDPALLAQTIGAALRLGDTGGDPSARLVEFLCDKKLLLVLDNCEHLGQALAELVHELLVVVPGLRVLTTSRHVLGLDGEHVFPVPPLAVPPVRDLAGAQALDVVKLFADRAAAVSAGFTVHSGNWPRVVQICHRLEGIPLAVELAAGWLRVLSVEELLARLDDFFALLRRGSAVVPARHRTLAGTVEWSHELCSSGQRLLWARLGVFAGGFDVTAVERVCAGDGIERDDVLDLLAGLVGSSVVQAERPAGTTRFRLLEPLRQYAQAKLRELGVCEELRDRHRDHYLGLAEQAARDWGHGPDQALMAARVRAELPNLRAALEHSLAGAPAVGLRLGVALEFLWLFCGHVAEGAHWLERALALNPEPGKDRARALWIVASSLAFRGGGEQAVALGREAEAWALEHDDADELAHARLVLGGCAFLGGDVDRAAALFRQAETDADGEVLLQILLAAAHTAVWHDDGEEALAVASRGLALCGEQFSRSGLLGIRGLAHWRLGSFAAAAEDLTAALRSARPFGDVLGAAKAVEFLAWTSAALGQPDRAAELLGTASAVWPLVGGRPLFGFGRMIDAHEACAADVASASGARFRPAYERGAAAVADLDSAIAFALGGGTPDERPAELSRREYEVARLVADGLSNKDIAERLVISRRTAESHVVHILDKLGFRSRSQIATWITRRAR
- a CDS encoding alpha/beta hydrolase translates to MTTDVPDAGTDPRIERRVREFLAELNKNPDPFWLLPGEQVRATLSGLQATVDVDLSGVDTEERDVEVDGVRTKLYVQRPAGSQETLPVVLFLHGGVWIAGDFDNHRRLTRDLVLATGYAVVFVEYTPIPDAVFPTQLEECFAALKWVAREGASQRLDASRLAVAGNSVGGNLSAALTMYTRDHDGPPIKAQLLMYPATDARVDTESYSEFNDGRFLPRAFMKFGWDVYAPDEATRANPYASPLRATVDQLRGLPPAIVHTSSNDVLRDEGVAYAHKLDEAGVDVISVQYVGQIHDMALLNPIHDVPSTRAEFRHAAADLKHLLS